In one Cervus elaphus chromosome 9, mCerEla1.1, whole genome shotgun sequence genomic region, the following are encoded:
- the LOC122700951 gene encoding olfactory receptor-like protein OLF4: protein MASGNKTQISAFLLLGLSEEPALQPLIFGLFLFMYLITVIGNLLIILAVCSDPHLHTPMYFFLSNLSFVDICFTSSIIPKMLWNIQTQSKVITYEGCIIQVYFYLLFAALDDFLLTVMAYDRFVAICHPLRYMVIMNPRLCALLVLGSWIVSALFPLLHSLMVLQLSFCSDLEIHHFFCEITWLIRLACSDPFLNNMAVYFGSGILGGAPLAGILYSYSKIVSSICGISSAHGKYKAFSTCASHLSVVSLFYCSALGVYLSFTSTYSSHMSAMVSVMYTVVTPMLNPFIYSLRNKDIKRALKRFFGMEMFVKGTFALGLKNCP, encoded by the coding sequence ATGGCATCAGGGAACAAGACGCAAATATCAGcatttctccttctgggactttCAGAGGAGCCGGCATTGCAGCCCCTTATATTTGGGCTTTTCCTCTTCATGTATCTGATCACTGTGATTggaaacctgctcatcatcctggcTGTCTGCTCAGACCCCCACCTTCAcactcccatgtacttcttcctctccaacctgtccTTTGTAGACATCTGTTTTACGTCCAGCATCATCCCAAAGATGCTATGGAACATCCAGACACAGAGCAAAGTCATCACTTATGAAGGCTGCATCATCCAGGTGTATTTTTACTTACTCTTTGCAGCATTAGATGACTTTCTCCTGACCGTGATGGCCTATGATCGCTTCGTGGCCATCTGTCACCCCCTGCGCTACATGGTCATCATGAACCCCCGGCTCTGTGCACTGCTGGTTCTGGGGTCCTGGATCGTGAGTGCCCTCTTTCCCCTGTTACACAGCTTAATGGTTTTGCAACTGTCCTTCTGCTCAGACTTGGAAATCCaccactttttctgtgaaataACATGGCTGATCAGACTGGCCTGTTCTGACCCCTTTCTCAATAACATGGCGGTATATTTCGGATCTGGAATTCTCGGGGGTGCTCCCCTGGCTGGTATTCTTTACTCTTACTCTAAGATAGTGTCCTCTATCTGTGGAATCTCATCTGCTCATGGGAAGTATAAAGCATTCTCCACCTGCGCATCTCACCTCTCAGTTGTCTCATTATTTTATTGTTCAGCCTTAGGAGTATATCTTAGCTTCACTTCTACCTACAGCTCACACATGAGTGCTATGGTATCGgtgatgtacactgtggtcacacccatgctgaaccccttcatctacagtCTGAGAAACAAAGACATAAAGAGGGCTCTAAAAAGATTCTTTGGGATGGAAATGTTTGTTAAAGGGACATTTGCCCTTGGGCTGAAGAACTGCCCATGA
- the LOC122700869 gene encoding olfactory receptor-like protein OLF4, whose protein sequence is MEPGNNTQIPEFLLLGLSEGPELQPLIFGLFLSMYLITVFGNLLIILAVSAECHLHTPMYFFLSNLSFVDICFTSTTIPKMLQNTQTQRKVITYEGCIVQVYFYLLFAGLDNFLLTVMAYDRYVAICHPLQYTVIMNPWVCGVLVLVSWVLSSMYSLLQSLMILRLSFCSDLEIHHFFCEITWLIQLACSDPFLNNMAVYFGSVIIGGVPLAGILYTYSKIVSSICGISSAQGKYKAFSTCASHLSVVSLFYCSALGVYLSFTATYRSHTSAIASVMYTMVTPMLNPFIYSLRNKDIKRALKRFFGMETFRKGPFTSG, encoded by the coding sequence ATGGAGCCAGGGAACAATACACAAATCCCagaatttcttcttctgggactttcAGAGGGACCAGAATTGCAGCCCCTCATCTTTGGGCTTTTCCTCTCCATGTACCTGATCACTGTGTTTggaaacctgctcatcatcctggcTGTCAGCGCAGAAtgccacctccacacccccatgtacttcttcctctccaacctgtccTTTGTAGACATCTGCttcacctccaccaccatcccaAAGATGCTCCAAAACACCCAGACACAGAGGAAAGTCATCACCTATGAAGGCTGCATTGTGCAGGTGTATTTTTACTTACTCTTTGCAGGGTTAGATAACTTCCTCCTgactgtgatggcctatgaccggtatgtggccatctgccacccgCTGCAGTACACGGTCATCATGAACCCCTGGGTCTGTGGAGTGCTGGTGCTGGTGTCCTGGGTGTTGAGTTCTATGTATTCCTTGTTACAGAGTTTAATGATTTTGCGATTGTCTTTCTGTTCAGACTTGGAAATCcatcactttttctgtgaaatcACATGGCTCATCCAACTGGCCTGTTCTGACCCCTTTCTCAATAACATGGCGGTGTATTTTGGATCTGTAATTATAGGGGGTGTTCCCCTGGCTGGTATCCTTTACACTTACTCTAAGATAGTGTCCTCTATCTGTGGAATCTCATCAGCTCAGGGGAAGTATAAAGCATTCTCCACCTGTGCATCTCACCTCTCGGTTGTCTCCTTATTTTATTGCTCGGCCTTAGGAGTGTATCTTAGCTTCACTGCTACCTACCGCTCACATACAAGTGCTATAGCATCGGTGATGTACACCATGGTcacacccatgctgaaccccttcatTTATAGTCTGAGAAACAAAGACATAAAGAGGGCTCTAAAAAGATTCTTTGGGATGGAAACTTTTAGAAAAGGTCCATTTACCTCGGGCTGA
- the LOC122699875 gene encoding olfactory receptor-like protein OLF4: protein MYLITVFGNLLIVLAVSSDSHLHTPMYFFLSNLSFVDICVTSTTIPKMLWNIQTESRGITYEGCITQMYFHILFADLDDILLTVMAYDQYVAICHPLFYTVIMSPRLCGLLVLISWVLIALHSLLHSLMVLRLSFCPEMQIPHFFCELSQVVQLASSDNFLNNIVMYFAAVLMGVGPFAGILYTYSKIVSCICKISSAQGKYIAFSTCVSHLVVVSLFYFTALGVYLSSADTHTSHSSTIASVMYTVVTPMLNPFIYSLRNQDIKGALKRFYFMPTLKDQIPSALDCIVQSL, encoded by the coding sequence ATGTACCTGATCACTGTATTTGGAAACCTACTTATTGTCTTGGCTGTCAGCTCGGATTCCCACCtccacacacccatgtacttcttcctctccaacctgtcTTTTGTAGATATCTGTGTCACCTCTACCACCATCCCAAAGATGCTGTGGAACATCCAGACAGAGAGCAGAGGTATCACCTATGAAGGCTGCATCACCCAGATGTATTTTCACATTCTCTTTGCAGATTTAGATGACATTCTCCTGACAGTGATGGCCTATGATCAgtatgtggccatctgccaccccctgTTCTACACGGTCATCATGAGCCCCCGGCTCTGTGGACTACTGGTTCTGATATCCTGGGTGCTGATTGCCTTGCATTCCTTGCTACACAGCTTAATGGTGCTGCGACTGTCCTTCTGTCCAGAAATGCAAATCCCCCACTTTTTCTGTGAACTCAGTCAGGTGGTACAACTTGCCAGTTCTGACAACTTTCTTAATAACATAGTGATGTATTTTGCAGCTGTCCTGATGGGTGTCGGTCCTTTTGCTGGTATCCTTTACACTTACTCTAAAATAGTTTCCTGCATATGTAAAATCTCATCAGCTCAGGGGAAGTATATAGCATTTTCTACCTGTGTGTCCCACCTCGTGGTTGTCTCCCTGTTTTATTTTACAGCCTTAGGAGTTTACCTTAGCTCTGCTGATACTCACACCTCACATTCAAGTACCATTGCTTCGgtgatgtacactgtggtcacacccatgctgaaccccttcatctacagtCTGAGAAATCAAGATATAAAAGGGGCTCTGAAGAGATTCTACTTCATGCCAACTTTAAAAGACCAAATACCTAGTGCCCTGGATTGTATAGTTCAAAGCCTCTGA